The following proteins are co-located in the Branchiostoma lanceolatum isolate klBraLanc5 chromosome 16, klBraLanc5.hap2, whole genome shotgun sequence genome:
- the LOC136421457 gene encoding uncharacterized protein, with protein sequence MLKRFVHISRRLHPVTMATRHLSSSSPPSPSDDLWLSSSYKFFLPTPTRWMDNDQFGHVNNTVYYSYFDTVINKYLIHHCHINYDIIRGFMVQTQCEYRRPLQYPDVPVVGMSVKKIGRSSVTYNVGLFPSSVLKDVSGEVMKIMNEGLFASQLSKSERMGNVNALAVGSCVHVFVDTRTDKPTPLPDNLKTGLQKILSNVESRL encoded by the coding sequence ATGCTGAAGAGATTCGTCCACATCTCAAGAAGACTCCATcccgtcaccatggcaaccagacaCCTGTCATCCtcatcacccccctccccatcagaCGACCTGTGGCTGTCCTCCTCCTACAAGTTCTtcctccccacccccacccGCTGGATGGACAACGACCAGTTCGGACACGTCAACAACACCGTTTACTACTCCTACTTCGACACCGTTATAAACAAATACCTCATACACCACTGTCACATTAACTATGACATCATCAGGGGCTTCATGGTACAAACTCAGTGTGAATATAGGCGTCCGCTGCAGTACCCCGACGTGCCTGTGGTTGGAATGTCTGTGAAGAAGATCGGGAGGTCCAGTGTGACATATAACGTGGGCCTGTTTCCTTCCTCAGTGTTAAAGGATGTGAGCGGAGAAGTTATGAAGATAATGAACGAAGGATTGTTTGCATCGCAGTTGAGTAAAAGTGAACGTATGGGAAATGTGAACGCACTTGCAGTGGGGTCCTGCGTACATGTGTTTGTGGACACACGGACTGACAAACCAACGCCACTGCCCGACAACTTGAAGACAGGTCTTCAAAAGATTCTGAGCAATGTTGAAAGCAGACTTTGA